A stretch of the Flavobacterium aquiphilum genome encodes the following:
- a CDS encoding DUF2752 domain-containing protein, with amino-acid sequence MKRDLKILGIIGAVITLIVPFFLMLYNQNDHLETDQSLCPFKMLTGFPCPGCGITKSLVYLYEGNLYKSLSYHILGPFVILFCVITIIVLFTELITKKEYFNGIIYNKKLAYFLACFLIFYQIIRITRFIENNTYDSILKESIWK; translated from the coding sequence GTGAAGCGGGATCTTAAAATACTCGGAATTATTGGGGCTGTAATAACCCTTATAGTTCCGTTTTTTTTGATGTTGTACAATCAGAATGATCATCTTGAAACAGATCAGTCCTTATGTCCTTTCAAAATGCTTACAGGTTTTCCTTGCCCAGGCTGTGGAATAACAAAGTCGTTGGTCTATTTGTATGAAGGAAATCTTTATAAAAGTTTGTCTTATCATATTTTGGGGCCTTTTGTAATTCTTTTTTGTGTGATTACGATAATCGTTCTTTTTACAGAATTGATTACAAAAAAAGAGTATTTTAACGGAATCATATACAACAAAAAACTGGCTTATTTTTTGGCTTGTTTTTTGATTTTTTATCAAATAATTAGAATTACCCGTTTCATAGAAAATAATACCTACGATTCTATTTTAAAGGAATCCATTTGGAAATAA